In the Populus trichocarpa isolate Nisqually-1 chromosome 1, P.trichocarpa_v4.1, whole genome shotgun sequence genome, one interval contains:
- the LOC7487045 gene encoding probable N-acetyltransferase HLS1, which produces MSLRIAADNFPTLPVGEMENFVVVREYDEGRDKVAVEEMERSCEVGQRGKHSLVTDLMGDPICRVRRFPSHVMLVAECGDGGEIVGVIRACVNTVRTRESSGYVKLAYILGLRVSPSHRRLGIGTKLVQEIEEWCKQKGAEYSYMATDCSNEPSINLFTRKCFYTKFRTLTMLVQPVHAHYKPLGSGIAIIQLPPKLAEAIYCRVFADAEFFPKDICTILSSKLNLGTFMAVPKKALPKWDPKTGILPSSFALLSVWNTKEVFKLQVKGVSKLTYACCTGTRLLDAWMPWLRLPSFPDVFRQFGVYFLYGLHMEGKNASRLMKALCAFAHNMARDDDGCGAVVAEVAQRDPVREVIPHWRRFSWAEDLWCIKKLADEKLDDVDRRCGQSDWMKHGSSSPVIFVDPRDI; this is translated from the exons ATGTCACTAAGAATAGCTGCGGACAATTTCCCAACGTTGCCGGTCGGCGAGATGGAGAATTTTGTGGTGGTGAGAGAGTATGATGAAGGGAGAGACAAGGTGGCTGTGGAGGAAATGGAAAGAAGTTGTGAGGTTGGCCAAAGGGGAAAGCATTCACTGGTTACTGACCTTATGGGTGATCCAATTTGCCGAGTTCGCCGTTTTCCATCTCATGTCATGCTA GTTGCTGAATGTGGTGATGGAGGAGAGATAGTAGGGGTGATAAGAGCCTGTGTAAATACTGTGAGGACAAGAGAAAGTTCAGGCTATGTAAAGCTGGCTTATATTCTGGGATTAAGGGTTTCTCCTTCTCACAG GAGGCTTGGCATTGGCACAAAATTGGTTCAAGAAATCGAAGAATGGTGCAAGCAAAAAGGTGCAGAGTACTCATACATGGCCACAGATTGCTCCAATGAACCTTCTATCAATTTGTTTACCAGGAAATGCTTTTACACGAAATTTAGAACTCTTACCATGCTAGTGCAACCGGTTCATGCCCATTACAAGCCATTAGGCTCCGGCATTGCCATAATTCAACTCCCTCCGAAACTTGCCGAAGCAATTTATTGTCGAGTGTTTGCCGATGCAGAATTTTTCCCAAAAGATATTTGCACGATTTTGTCTAGTAAGCTAAATTTGGGCACATTCATGGCCGTGCCCAAAAAAGCTCTCCCTAAGTGGGATCCAAAAACAGGAATTCTGCCCTCAAGTTTTGCCTTGCTGAGTGTGTGGAACACCAAGGAAGTGTTCAAATTACAAGTGAAGGGAGTGTCCAAATTAACGTATGCATGTTGCACAGGTACTAGGTTGTTAGATGCTTGGATGCCATGGCTAAGGTTGCCTTCATTTCCTGATGTATTTAGACAATTTGGTGTTTATTTCTTGTATGGACTACACATGGAAGGTAAAAACGCATCGAGGCTCATGAAGGCTCTATGTGCATTTGCACATAATATGGCTAGAGATGATGATGGGTGTGGGGCCGTGGTGGCTGAGGTGGCCCAGAGGGACCCAGTTAGGGAGGTGATCCCACATTGGAGGAGATTTTCATGGGCTGAAGATTTGTGGTGCATCAAGAAGCTTGCTGATGAAAAACTAGACGACGTTGATCGAAGATGTGGACAGTCTGATTGGATGAAACATGGATCTTCTTCACCGGTCATTTTTGTTGACCCCCGTGATATTTGA